A single Brassica napus cultivar Da-Ae unplaced genomic scaffold, Da-Ae ScsIHWf_44;HRSCAF=83, whole genome shotgun sequence DNA region contains:
- the LOC106389916 gene encoding E3 ubiquitin-protein ligase UPL3: METRSRKRAEATSTAPSSSSSSPPPPPSGPTTRSKRARLSSPSSSSAAAATTATAPSSSTRSRSSRSAATATATAAVTPMDTSTESSGFRRGGGRGNRGNDNTNSDKGKEKEHEVRIRDRERDRARQQLNMDAAAAAAAAEEDDDNDSEDGNGGFMHPNMSSASSALQGLLRKLGAGLDDLLPSSGIGSGSSSHLNGRMKKILAGLRSEGEEGKQVEALTQLCEMLSIGTEDSLSTFSVDSFVPVLVGLLNHESNPDIMLLAARALTHLCDVLPSSCAAVVHYGAVSCFVARLLTIEYMDLAEQSLQALKKISQEHPTACLRAGALMAVLSYLDFFSTGVQRVAVSTAANMCKKLPSDASDYVMEAVPVLTNLLQYHDAKVLEYASICLTRIAEAFASSPDKLDELCNHGLVTQAATLISASNSGGGQASLGVSTYTGLIRLLSTCASGSPLGCRTLLLLGISSILKDILSGSGVSANASISPALSRPADQIFEIVNLANELLPPLPEGSISLPTSANALVKGSGQKNSSPSTSGKQEDSPKVSPREKLLCDQPELLQQFGLDLLPVLVQIYGSSVNGTIRHKCLSVIAKLMYFSTPEMIQSLIGDTNISSFLASVLAWKDPQVLVPALQVAEILMEKLPETFSKVFVREGVVHAVDQLVLVGKPSANASTDQENDCVPGSARSRRYRRRSSNANSDGNQSEELKNSVSASIGATHNSMESPTASFMLRETVSSCAKAFKDKHFPSDGGEFDVGVTDDLLHLKNLCTKLTAGTNDHKVKGKGKSKVSGPCLGDFSASKEEYLIGIISEILGELSKGDGVSTFEFIGSGVVAALLNYFSYGYFSKEKISEVDLPKLRQDGLRRFKAFLEIALPSDGNEGKIPPMTVLIQKLQDALSSLERFPVVLSHPSRSLSGSARLSSGLSALAHPLKLRLCRAPGEKALRDYSSNIVLIDPLASIAAVEEFLWPRVQRSESGVKAAAPAGNTEPGTLPSGAGVSSPSSSTPASTTRHSSRSRSAIKIGDASKKEPVHEKGTSSSKGKGVMKPAQPDKGPQTRSSAQRKAVLDKDTLMKPASGDSSSEDEEMDISPVDMDDALVIEEEDISDDDDDDDEEDVLDDSLPMCTPDKVHDVKLGDAVDDEGAGLAPSGRQMNSALAGSSGTATARGSNSTDAGIGNLYGSRGALSFAAAAMAGLGAASGRGIRGSRDLHGRTLNRSSDESSKLMFTAGGKQLSRHMTIYQAVQRQLMLDEDDDDRLGGSDFISSDGSRLNDIYTIMYQMPDSQANRLSAGGASSTTPSKSTKSATTNASVEAQSYRASLLDSIVQGKLPCDLEKANSTYNVLALLRVLEGLNQLGPRLRAQTISDRFAEGKITSLDDLNTTAAKVSHEEFINSKLTPKLARQIQDALALCSGSLPSWCYQLTTACPFLFPFQTRRQYFYSTAFGLSRALNRLQQQQGADGSGSTNEREMRIGRLQRQKVRVSRNRILDSAAKVMEMYSSQKAVLEVEYFGEVGTGLGPTLEFYTLLSHDLQKVSLGMWRSNSGDKLSMQTDRDEIQDGKSAAARDRDIVQAPLGLFPRPWPSTADVSEGSRFHKVVEYFRLLGRVMAKALQDGRLMDVPLSTAFYKLILGQELDLHDVIIFDTELGKTLQELRVLVGRKHYLEAEGGDNSSVISDLCLRGSRIEDLCLDFTLPGYPEYILRPGDDIVDINSLEDYISLVVDATVKRGVARQIEAFRSGFNQVFDIKSLQVFTPSELDYLLCGRRELWEAETLVEHIKFDHGYTAKSPAIIFLLEIMGELTADQQRAFCQFVTGAPRLPPGGLAVLNPKLTIVRKLSSTSNAAANGTGASETADDDLPSVMTCANYLKLPPYSTKEIMYKKLLYAINEGQGSFDLS; the protein is encoded by the exons ATGGAAACTCGGAGCCGCAAGCGTGCGGAGGCGACCTCAACtgccccatcttcttcttcttcgtctcctcctcctcctccctcaGGTCCCACCACTCGCAGCAAACGCGCTCGCCTCTCGtctccctcttcctcttcagccGCCGCCGCTACCACCGCTACTGCACCTTCCTCCTCCACCCGCTCTCGTTCTTCTCGCTCTGCCGCTACCGCTACCGCTACAGCCGCCGTTACTCCCATGGACACATCCACCGAGTCTTCTGGATTCCGCCGCGGCGGGGGACGAGGTAACAGGGGAAACGATAATACTAATTCTGATAAGGGAAAGGAGAAGGAGCATGAGGTTAGGATTAGGGATAGAGAAAGAGACCGAGCCAGACAGCAGCTCAACATGGACGCTGCAGCTGCTGCCGCCGCCGCTGAAGAGGACGATGACAATGATAGTGAGGATGGCAACGGGGGATTCATGCATCCCAACATGAGCTCAGCCAGCAGTGCGTTACAAGGGTTGCTGAGGAAGCTTGGAGCTGGACTTGATGACTTGCTTCCTTCTTCAGGTATTGGCTCAGGTTCTTCTTCCCATTTAAAtgggaggatgaagaagatactCGCTGGCTTGCGCTCTGAAGGAGAAGAGGGAAAGCAGGTCGAGGCTTTGACCCAGCTCTGCGAGATGTTATCCATTGGCACCGAAGACTCCTTGAGCACCTTCTCTGTTGATTCCTTCGTCCCCGTTCTTGTTGGTCTACTTAACCATGAGAGCAATCCGGATATTATGCTTCTTGCTGCCAGGGCTCTTACCCATCTGTGTGATGTTTTGCCCTCTTCTTGTGCTGCTGTTGTTCATTACGGGGCTGTTTCATGCTTTGTCGCCAGATTGCTAACCATTGAATACATGGACTTGGCCGAGCAG TCTCTGCAAGCTCTCAAAAAGATATCTCAGGAACACCCAACGGCCTGTTTGCGAGCTGGTGCTCTTATGGCAGTGCTATCATATCTGGATTTCTTCTCCACCGGTGTCCAG CGTGTAGCAGTCTCTACCGCTGCAAATATGTGCAAGAAGTTACCTTCTGATGCATCTGATTATGTTATGGAAGCTGTACCGGTACTGACAAACCTACTTCAGTATCATGATGCGAAG GTTTTGGAATATGCTTCTATCTGTTTGACTCGGATTGCCGAAGCATTTGCATCGTCCCCTGATAAATTAGATGAATTATGCAACCATGGCCTGGTGACTCAAGCTGCGACTCTTATATCCGCTAGCAACTCGGGAGGTGGGCAAGCATCTCTTGGTGTTTCAACATACACG GGATTAATCCGATTACTTTCCACCTGTGCGAGCGGTTCACCTCTTGGGTGCAGGACATTACTTCTTCTCGGTATTAGTAGCATTCTTAAGGATATTCTGTCGGGTTCTGGTGTCTCTGCTAATGCATCTATATCCCCAGCACTGAGCAGGCCTGCAGATCAG ATTTTTGAGATAGTCAACCTAGCGAACGAGCTCCTCCCTCCATTGCCAGAAGGAAGTATCTCCCTTCCTACTAGCGCAAACGCGTTAGTGAAAGGTTCAGgccaaaaaaattcttctccaAGTACTTCAGGAAAACAAGAAGATTCTCCCAAAGTTTCACCTAGAGAAAAATTACTTTGTGATCAACCCGAACTTTTGCAGCAATTTGGATTGGATCTTCTTCCAGTTTTAGTGCAG ATCTATGGTTCTAGTGTCAATGGTACTATTCGTCATAAATGTCTCTCCGTTATCGCAAAGTTGATGTATTTCAGCACTCCAGAAATGATTCAATCTCTAATTGGTGACACAAATATATCGAG CTTCTTGGCTAGTGTCTTGGCATGGAAAGATCCACAAGTCTTGGTTCCTGCTCTACAAGTTGCAGAAATTCTGATGGAAAAACTTCCTGAAACTTTCTCGAAAGTGTTTGTGAGGGAAGGGGTGGTTCATGCTGTAGATCAACTTGTCTTGGTTGGTAAACCTAGTGCTAATGCTTCTACTGATCAGGAAAATGACTGTGTGCCTGGATCTGCACGATCTAGGCGTTACAGACGGCGAAGTAGTAATGCCAATTCTGATGGAAATCAGTCGGAAGAGCTTAAGAATTCTGTGTCAGCTAGCATAGGTGCGACCCATAATTCCATGGAATCTCCTACAGCGAGCTTCATGCTAAGGGAAACAGTTAGCTCCTGTGCAAAAGCATTCAAAGACAAGCACTTCCCGTCTGATGGTGGGGAATTTGATGTTGGAGTTACAGATGATCTCTTGCATCTGAAGAATCTTTGCACGAAGCTAACTGCTggtacaaatgatcataaagtGAAAGGAAAGGGGAAATCTAAAGTCTCTGGGCCATGCCTTGGCGATTTTTCTGCTAGCAAAGAAGAATACTTGATTGGTATCATCTCCGAGATACTTGGCGAGCTAAGCAAAGGGGATGGCGTCTCAACTTTTGAGTTTATTGGCAGTGGTGTGGTAGCAGCATTGCTTAACTATTTTTCTTATGGATACTTTTCCAAAGAGAAGATCTCCGAGGTTGATTTGCCCAAACTTCGCCAGGATGGGCTCAGAAGGTTCAAAGCTTTTCTAGAAATTGCACTTCCTTCTGATGGTAATGAGGGAAAGATCCCTCCTATGACTGTTTTGATTCAGAAACTTCAAGATGCTTTGTCTTCACTGGAACGCTTTCCGGTCGTCCTTAGCCATCCCTCAAGGTCACTCAGTGGAAGTGCTCGTCTCTCATCTGGGTTGAGTGCTTTGGCACATCCTTTGAAGTTGCGGTTATGCCGTGCACCTGGAGAGAAGGCTCTACGTGATTACTCCTCCAATATTGTTCTCATAGATCCATTGGCAAGCATAGCAGCAGTGGAGGAATTTCTCTGGCCCCGAGTTCAACGCAGTGAATCTGGGGTGAAGGCAGCAGCGCCTGCTGGAAACACTGAGCCAGGCACATTACCTAGCGGTGCTGGTGTTTCATCACCATCCTCGTCAACTCCAGCTTCCACCACTCGTCATTCTTCTAGATCTAGATCAGCAATTAAAATAGGCGATGCCTCAAAGAAAGAACCTGTGCACGAGAAAGGTACCAGCTCATCTAAAGGTAAAGGTGTTATGAAGCCGGCTCAGCCGGATAAGGGGCCTCAGACAAGGAGCAGTGCTCAAAGGAAAGCTGTTCTTGACAAAGATACACTAATGAAACCAGCTAGCGGAGACTCCAGCTCTGAG GACGAAGAAATGGATATATCCCCCGTCGACATGGAtgatgctttggtgattgaagaggAAGACATTTCtgacgacgatgatgatgatgatgaggaggat GTCTTGGATGACAGTCTTCCCATGTGCACCCCTGATAAGGTTCATGATGTAAAATTGGGAGACGCAGTGGATGATGAGGGAGCCGGCCTAGCACCTAGCGGCCGACAGATGAATTCAGCTTTGGCAGGAAGTAGTGGAACAGCAACTGCAAGGGGATCTAATTCTACTGATGCTGGCATTGGGAATCTTTATGGTTCTAGGGGTGCACTCTCCTTCGCTGCTGCGGCGATGGCAGGGCTTGGAGCTGCCAGTGGTAGAGGTATCAGGGGGAGTAGAGACCTACATGGGCGTACCCTGAATCGAAGTTCTGATGAGTCCTCTAAGTTGATGTTTACTGCGGGAGGAAAGCAACTTAGTAGGCATATGACGATATATCAGGCTGTGCAACGACAACTTATGCTAgacgaagatgatgatgacAGGCTCGGTGGCAGCGATTTCATCTCGAGTGATGGAAGCagattaaatgatatatatactatCATGTACCAGATGCCGGACAGCCAAGCGAATAGGTTGTCTGCTGGTGGTGCAAGTTCTACCACACCATCTAAATCCACTAAATCTGCTACTACTAATGCAAGCGTAGAAGCCCAGTCGTATAGGGCATCTCTTTTGGATAGTATCGTACAAGGAAAGCTTCCATGCGACCTTGAGAAGGCAAATTCTACGTATAATGTTTTGGCGTTGTTGCGTGTACTAGAGGGTTTAAATCAGCTTGGCCCTCGGTTAAGAGCCCAAACCATTTCTGATCGTTTCGCAGAGGGTAAAATTACAAGTCTAGATGATCTGAATACAACTGCTGCAAAGGTTTCTCATGAAGAATTCATCAACAGCAAACTTACACCCAAATTAGCTCGACAGATCCAGGACGCGCTTGCTTTGTGCAGTGGAAGTCTTCCCTCTTGGTGCTACCAGTTGACTACAGCATGCCCGTTTTTGTTTCCGTTTCAGACCCGGAGACAGTATTTCTATTCAACTGCCTTTGGGTTGTCGCGTGCATTGAACCGCTTGCAGCAGCAGCAAGGTGCTGACGGCAGTGGTTCTACAAATGAACGAGAGATGAGAATAGGGAGATTGCAGCGCCAGAAAGTGCGGGTATCCCGAAATAGAATATTAGATTCTGCTGCGAAAGTTATGGAGATGTATTCTAGCCAAAAAGCTGTGCTTGAAGTAGAATATTTTGGTGAAGTTGGTACTGGTCTAGGCCCCACACTTGAGTTTTACACACTCCTAAGCCATGATTTGCAAAAGGTTTCCCTTGGGATGTGGAGATCAAATTCTGGTGACAAGTTATCTATGCAAACTGATAGAGATGAGATTCAAGACGGTAAATCTGCAGCAGCTAGGGACAGAGATATAGTTCAGGCACCACTTGGGTTGTTCCCTCGGCCCTGGCCCTCAACTGCTGACGTATCTGAAGGTAGTCGGTTTCATAAAGTTGTTGAATATTTCCGCCTTTTAGGGCGCGTGATGGCAAAGGCACTTCAAGATGGACGGCTAATGGACGTCCCGTTAAGTACAGCTTTTTATAAGCTCATTCTTGGTCAA GAGCTTGATTTGCATGATGTTATAATATTTGATACTGAACTTGGCAAGACTTTGCAAGAGCTTCGTGTTCTTGTTGGCCGTAAGCACTATCtggaagcagaaggtggtgacAACAGTAGCGTGATTTCTGATTTATGTTTACGTGGATCCCGTATTGAAGATCTTTGCTTGGACTTCACCCTACCTGGCTATCCTGAATACATATTGAGACCAGGAGATGACATT GTTGATATTAATAGTCTTGAGGACTATATATCCCTGGTCGTTGATGCCACTGTCAAGAGAGGAGTTGCCCGGCAGATTGAAGCCTTCAGATCTGGATTCAATCAG GTCTTTGACATAAAATCTTTACAAGTATTCACCCCTTCTGAGCTGGACTACTTGTTATGTGGTCGTAGAGAGTTGTGGGAG GCGGAGACTCTTGTTGAACATATCAAGTTTGATCACGGTTATACTGCAAAAAGTCCGGCAATCATTTTC TTACTGGAGATCATGGGAGAGCTTACAGCAGATCAACAGCGTGCTTTCTGCCAGTTTGTAACTGGAGCTCCTAGGCTTCCTCCTGGTGGCTTAGCTGTTCTCAACCCAAAGCTGACGATTGTGAGAAAG CTCTCATCAACCTCAAATGCGGCTGCCAATGGGACAGGGGCTTCGGAAACAGCAGACGACGATCTTCCCAGCGTCATGACTTGCGCCAACTACCTTAAGCTCCCTCCTTATTCTACAAAG GAAATCATGTACAAGAAACTGCTCTACGCGATCAACGAAGGGCAGGGATCGTTCGACCTCTCCTAG
- the LOC106357683 gene encoding transcription repressor MYB4-like, which produces MYVRFSYQEIIRSKHRKQKEKSMGRSPCCEKAHTNKGAWTKEEDARLTAYIKAHGEGCWRSLPKAAGLLRCGKSCRLRWINYLRPDLKRGNFTEDEDELIIKLHSLLGNKWSLIAGRLPGRTDNEIKNYWNTHIRRKLINRGIDPTTHRPVQESSSASQDSKPTQLAEAITSNNTINISFTNTPKMESTSCFQVKPEKISMLTFKEEKDEFLIEEKLPDLNLELRISLPDVVEGKSTRERCFKCSLGMINGMECRCGSMRCDVVGGSSGSTGKGGDISHGFDFLGLATKETTSLLGFRSLEMI; this is translated from the exons atgtatgtaAGATTTTcatatcaagaaataataagaTCTAAACACagaaaacagaaagaaaaaagtatGGGAAGGTCACCATGTTGTGAGAAAGCTCACACAAACAAAGGAGCATGGACGAAAGAAGAGGACGCGAGGCTCACAGCATACATCAAAGCTCATGGCGAAGGCTGCTGGAGATCTCTCCCCAAAGCCGCCGGCCTTCTTCGGTGTGGCAAAAGCTGCCGTCTCCGGTGGATCAACTATCTCCGGCCTGACCTAAAGCGTGGAAACTTCACCGAGGATGAGGACGAGCTCATCATCAAGCTCCATAGCCTTCTTGGAAACAA ATGGTCGCTTATTGCCGGGAGATTACCGGGAAGAACAGATAACGAGATAAAGAATTATTGGAACACACATATACGAAGAAAGCTTATAAACAGAGGGATTGATCCAACGACTCATAGACCAgtccaagaatcatcatcagcATCTCAAGATTCTAAACCTACACAACTAGCAGAAGCAATAACGAGTAACAACACCATTAACATATCTTTCACTAATACTCCAAAGATGGAAAGCACAAGCTGTTTTCAAGTAAAACCAGAGAAAATCTCAATGCTTACGTTCAAAGAGGAAAAGGACGAGTTCCTAATTGAAGAGAAGTTGCCAGATTTGAATCTTGAGCTCAGAATCAGTCTTCCTGATGTTGTTGAGGGAAAGTCAACAAGGGAGCGTTGTTTCAAGTGCAGTTTAGGGATGATAAACGGCATGGAGTGCAGATGCGGAAGCATGAGATGCGATGTAGTTGGAGGTAGCAGTGGGAGTACTGGCAAGGGGGGTGACATCAGCCACGGATTCGATTTTTTAGGGCTGGCAACGAAAGAGACTACTTCTCTTTTAGGTTTCCGAAGCTTGGAGATGATATAA
- the LOC106389917 gene encoding heavy metal-associated isoprenylated plant protein 26, producing the protein MGVLDHVSEMFDCSHGHKIKKRRQLQTVEIKVKMDCEGCERKVRRSVEGMKGVSSVSLEPKAHKVTVVGYVEPNKVVSRMAHRTGKKVELWPYVPYDVVAHPYASGVYDKKAPSGYVRRADDPGVSQLARASSTEVRYTTAFSDENPTACVVM; encoded by the exons ATGGGTGTTCTTGATCATGTCTCTGAAATGTTTGATTGCTCTCATGGTCACAAGATTAAAAAGCGCAGACAGTTGCAG ACGGTGGAGATCAAAGTGAAGATGGACTGCGAAGGCTGCGAGCGCAAAGTGCGGCGGTCGGTGGAAGGCATGAAGGGTGTCTCATCTGTGTCGCTGGAGCCCAAAGCCCACAAAGTCACTGTTGTTGGCTACGTCGAACCCAACAAGGTGGTGTCCCGTATGGCTCACAGGACCGGCAAGAAGGTCGAGCTCTGGCCCTACGTGCCCTATGACGTCGTGGCTCATCCTTACGCCTCCGGAGTCTACGACAAGAAAGCACCCTCGGGTTATGTGAGAAGAGCGGATGACCCTGGAGTTTCGCAGCTGGCTCGTGCTAGCTCCACTGAGGTCCGCTACACTACTGCTTTTAGCGATGAGAATCCAACTGCTTGCGTGGTCATGTGA
- the LOC125604014 gene encoding 26S proteasome non-ATPase regulatory subunit 4 homolog: MVLEATMICIDNSEWMRNGDYSPSRLQAQTEAVNLLCGAKTQSNPENTVGILTMAGKGVRVLTTPTSDLGKILACMHGLDVGGEINLTAAIQIAQLALKHRQNKNQRQRIIVFAGSPIKYEKKALEVVGKRLKKNSVSLDIVNFGDDDDEEKPQKLEALLAAVNNNDGSHIVHVPSGANALSDVLLSTPVFTGDEGASGYVSAAAAAAAAGGDFDFGVDPNIDPELALALRVSMEEERARQEAAAKKAADEAGQKDKDGDTASASQETVARTTEKNAEPMDEDNALLDQAIAMSVGDVNMSEAADEDQDLALALQMSMSGEESGEATGAGNLLGDQAFISSVLSSLPGVDPNDPAVQALLASLPDESKRNEEESNSKGEDEKK; encoded by the exons ATGGTTCTCGAG GCGACTATGATTTGCATCGACAACTCCGAGTGGATGCGAAACGGAGATTACTCTCCCTCTAGGTTACAGGCTCAAACCGAAGCTGTTAATCTTCTCTGTGGGGCCAAAACCcag TCGAATCCGGAGAACACGGTGGGGATCTTGACAATGGCAGGGAAAGGAGTTAGAGTTTTGACAACTCCTACCTCTGATCTTGGCAAAATCTTGGCCTGTATGCACG GTCTCGATGTGGGAGGAGAGATTAACTTAACAGCTGCGATACAGATTGCTCAGCTAGCTCTTAAGCATCGTCAAAACAAGAATCAACGCCAAAGGATTATAGTTTTTGCTGGAAG CCCAATCAAGTATGAAAAGAAGGCCTTGGAGGTTGTTGGCAAAAGGCTCAAGAAGAATAGTGTCTCTCTTGACATTGTCAATTTTGGAGATGATGACGATGAGGAAAAGCCTCAGAAACTTGAGGCCCTCCTTGCAGCTGTCAATAACAATGACGGAAGCCACATTGTTCATGTTCCTTCTGGAGCCAATGCTCTCTCTGATGTGCTTCTCAG CACACCTGTATTCACTGGTGATGAGGGTGCAAGTGGGTATGTTTCTGCGGCAGCAGCTGCAGCTGCAGCAGGTGGTGACTTTGACTTTGGTGTGGATCCAAATATCGACCCAGAACTTGCTCTTGCCCTTCGAGTCTCCATGGAGGAGGAGAGAGCAAGGCAAGAGGCTGCTGCTAAGAAGGCAGCGGATGAGGCAGGTCAGAAAGACAAAGACGGGGATACAGCTTCGGCCTCACAGGAGACGGTTGCTAGGACAACTGAGAAGAACGCTGAACCAATG GATGAGGACAACGCATTGCTAGACCAGGCAATTGCTATGTCCGTAGGTGATGTAAACATGTCAGAAGCGGCGGATGAGGACCAGGATTTGGCTTTAG CGCTGCAAATGTCAATGAGTGGGGAAGAGTCAGGTGAAGCTACGGGTGCTGGAAACCTCTTAGGAGATCAAGCTTTCATATCATCTGTTCTCTCGTCG CTTCCAGGGGTGGATCCTAATGATCCAGCGGTTCAAGCGCTGCTAGCGTCTCTGCCAGACGAATCAAAG CGTAACGAGGAAGAGAGTAACAGCAAAGGTGAGGATGAGAAGAAGTGA